A window from Leuconostoc mesenteroides subsp. mesenteroides encodes these proteins:
- a CDS encoding excinuclease ABC subunit A: MENAITTEYDYSKEKRGVFFLIDSKSFYASVENVERGFNPLKGDLVVMSEQANTNGGLVLAASPTAKNDLGISNVMRQRDLPDVHGLFIAHPRMNNYIAENLKINNIYRQYTDDINLLPYSIDESILDVTHSWRLFGKTPEEVAFKIQKQVRAETGVYLTVGIGDTPVLAKIALDIEAKHTKNLTGIWHYEDVPTKLWPITKLDDVWSIGSRTAHKLEVMGIHSMYDLAHQDPYQFRAKMGLVGEQLFALSWGIDRTDMAEVVVPKSKSYSNSQVLPRDYKRKEEIEIVVREMADQVATRIRSHKKQTCLVSLFIGYSFAESERQGSHGFRKQQRIDPTNDTRKLMAIMVALFEKHWHGEVIRNIGIDYGGLIEDTGVQLDLFEQPEKLIKSNKIDQVVDEIRKRFGTTALMRAMSKEKGGTAINRASLVGGHNGGNSYE; the protein is encoded by the coding sequence ATGGAAAACGCAATCACAACTGAATATGATTATAGCAAAGAAAAGCGTGGCGTGTTTTTTTTAATTGATTCAAAAAGTTTCTACGCCAGTGTTGAAAATGTTGAGCGGGGCTTTAATCCATTAAAGGGCGATTTAGTCGTGATGTCTGAACAAGCGAACACAAATGGCGGTTTAGTCCTAGCGGCCTCGCCAACAGCTAAGAATGACTTAGGCATTAGTAATGTGATGCGTCAGCGTGATTTACCTGATGTGCATGGCTTGTTTATCGCACACCCCAGGATGAATAATTATATTGCTGAAAACCTAAAAATCAATAATATTTATCGTCAATATACCGATGACATTAACCTACTACCGTACTCGATTGATGAGTCTATTTTAGACGTGACCCATTCCTGGCGGTTGTTTGGTAAAACCCCTGAGGAAGTCGCTTTTAAAATTCAAAAGCAAGTTAGAGCGGAAACGGGTGTCTATTTAACGGTCGGTATTGGTGACACGCCTGTGCTCGCTAAAATAGCCTTAGACATTGAAGCGAAACACACTAAAAACCTGACAGGTATTTGGCACTATGAGGATGTGCCGACAAAATTGTGGCCAATTACGAAACTGGATGATGTCTGGAGTATTGGTTCCCGCACAGCACATAAACTTGAAGTGATGGGTATCCATTCAATGTACGATTTGGCGCATCAGGACCCTTATCAATTTAGAGCCAAAATGGGATTGGTTGGCGAGCAATTGTTTGCCTTATCTTGGGGCATTGATCGTACAGATATGGCTGAGGTGGTCGTGCCTAAAAGCAAATCATATAGTAATTCCCAGGTATTACCGCGTGATTATAAACGAAAAGAAGAGATTGAGATTGTTGTTCGTGAAATGGCTGATCAAGTGGCGACCAGGATTAGATCACATAAGAAACAAACTTGTTTGGTAAGCTTGTTTATCGGGTATTCTTTTGCCGAAAGTGAACGCCAGGGAAGTCATGGTTTTAGAAAGCAACAAAGGATTGATCCAACTAATGATACCCGCAAACTAATGGCAATTATGGTGGCTTTGTTTGAAAAGCATTGGCATGGCGAAGTGATTCGTAATATTGGGATTGATTATGGCGGCTTAATTGAGGACACTGGGGTGCAGCTTGACCTCTTTGAGCAACCAGAAAAATTAATTAAATCCAACAAGATTGATCAAGTTGTTGATGAAATTCGAAAACGGTTTGGCACCACAGCCCTGATGCGGGCAATGTCCAAAGAAAAAGGCGGTACGGCGATTAACCGTGCCAGCCTGGTTGGTGGTCATAACGGAGGTAACAGCTATGAGTGA
- a CDS encoding GNAT family N-acetyltransferase, whose product MITKLNSFSDRDLEQLAQIWLNGNLQAHSFIPAQYWKNQFVNIKKMLPEANVFVYRNNETIVGFLGELDGYIAGLFVDMNYRNQGVGSQLINYLKQINDKLTLSVYVDNINAVNFYENKDFIIDSVGMDTETDSKEYHMIWEK is encoded by the coding sequence ATGATTACAAAATTAAACAGTTTTTCAGACAGGGATTTAGAACAATTGGCACAGATTTGGTTGAATGGCAATTTACAAGCACATTCATTTATTCCCGCTCAGTATTGGAAAAATCAATTTGTGAACATTAAAAAAATGTTGCCTGAAGCAAATGTTTTTGTGTATAGGAATAATGAAACAATTGTCGGTTTTTTAGGCGAATTAGATGGTTACATAGCTGGATTATTTGTTGACATGAACTACAGAAACCAAGGTGTTGGTAGCCAATTAATTAATTACCTAAAACAAATAAACGACAAATTAACACTTTCAGTCTATGTAGATAATATTAATGCCGTTAATTTTTATGAGAATAAAGATTTTATCATAGACAGTGTAGGTATGGATACTGAGACTGATTCAAAAGAGTATCATATGATTTGGGAAAAATAA